The Drosophila suzukii chromosome X, CBGP_Dsuzu_IsoJpt1.0, whole genome shotgun sequence DNA window CGAATTCGAATCCGATTTCCGAGCAGCTGTACCAAAATTGTATACGATATCCGATCACCGAGTCGGATTCTGTCCAGAGTTGTGTCCTGTCCCATGTCCTTAACCAAAACAATCCAGTTGATCCGCAACTCATAGTCTAGGCTCTTGGAGCGGCCCAAAAAGTAAGCTCCATTTATTAGGCAATTTTTGTCATAGTTTGTACTGCACCCAAATAAAAGctaaccaaaaaaaagaataaacGTGTTCTCGTTTGACTTCGGTGGCAATTATGAGAGCAGGATGACTCGATAATGATGACAAGATCGTGATAAACCCGAGAGCACACTTAATTGTCGGGAGAAGATAACGGCCTTTTCGTTCCCAGTTTGCGAAGTTCCCAGCTAAAAAGCTTCGACCTATACACCTTATGGTGAACAGCTACAACAAGTATTCTATTATTCGATCTAAAAATCCGTACGTTATTTTTTACCTCCATTATTTATTGtgacaaaaaataaaaatgtgttttttaAGTTCTccttactcagctaaggggagtgggagggagatggagatatgcaagcagcaaacgACTATTCACAATAATGCACACCCCGCAACAGGGTCACCTAGCGTCTTATTGTATCCGAGATCTCAGGGTTTATACAGACGGACGTAatagaaaatatataattgtAGGGTCAGAAACGCTTCATTcaacctgttacatactttctgacgaatctattATAATCTACGAGTAATGGATATAAATAGCTCGTCCATCATTAGAAATAACTTTGTTCCTAAATTCCTGAAGGGcgtttaaattgtttaaaagaCAGCGACACTTCAGTATCCCGGAAACTTCAGTCAACTCTTCCGCAgtttttttgaaaaacttGAAAtctttatacccttgcagagggtattatgattgcagtcagaagtttgcaacgcagtgaaggagacgtttccgaccccataaagtatatttattcttgaATAGCagcactagacgagtcgatctagccatgtccgtctgtccgtccgtttctacgcaaactagtctctcagtttcaAAGCTAttgggctgaaactttcccaaaagtcaaattatatctttggtgtttttaacataaacCCTCCTACCCTTGGaactaacatttttttattagttctgaatttcgaatttaattttatcaaaatcagacgactttatcatatagctgaCATAGGAACAattggaaaattggtgggaaaataatatgaaacaaaattatagcttcggtgttttttaacacaTAACCTCCtgcgcttggaaataacatttttttattagttctgaatttcgtatttaattttatcaaaatcggacgactatatcatatagctgccataggaacgatcggaaaatttgtgggaaaataatatgaaacaaattatagcatcggtgtttttttgacatattatcttatactattgggaatatcattatttgtatttttaaatttaataattataactgcaagggtatacaagcaTCGGTTTGCCGATCTTCATTGTTATTATTTACTATTACTATTACTATTACTATACTACTACTATATACACTATTACTAATTTAATTCTGATTCTGCTTTTAATTCTATcttctttatttttctctTCTTTTAAAGCTCTTTACTCTCATTGTGTTAAATTTTGTTTGAAGCGAACAGAAGTCTTAATAAAACTAAAATgggcagaaaaaaaaatgttcgcatTCTCCCCGACGGGGAATTGAACCCCAGTCTCCCGCGTGACAGGCGGGGATACTAACCACTATACTATCGAGGATTAGGTATTTTTCGAAGTATCCTAGGAGATACCAACAAAAATTTATACATACACGATTCAAACAGTGTTGGAAGTAaacaattaattttattgtgtTCTATGAAACCAAGATCATATAAATATCACAAAAAGTGCGCTTTCTCTATTTGTGAGTATTGCACAGTCGATTAACATTTaaacttaattaaaatatcattttataGCAGTCGGTGCTGAAAAAAATCCAACTTTTTGGTCCATATTTGTAAAAAGAACTGTGTACCTAAATAAGGCCTAGTATTCAACCTAACAAAAATGCGTCCAAAACCAAAAACTTTATATACAAAAAACgttgtttttttatataaagttTTTGGTTTTGGACGACTTTTTGTTAGGTTGAATACTAGGCCTAAGACACATTGAATTTAAACTAGGAAACATGGCGCcgaaagttttttttaaaaaaggcGTTTAGATTCTTGATAAGATTCATATTTATGAAAAGTCAGGGCAAATGTGACTTGCCAGAAAGTTCCAAGCCATGTATCTGGGTAGTTCAAAGTCATAATGCAAGCTAAAAGCAGTTTTAGGGCTTTAAAGGTACAGCAACACATATTTAGCACTTAAGATCCTTCAAAACGTCTTTGAAAATACTGGTGTTGATAAATATAGTCAATTTAGGAGAAATCAAGTCGCTACCGCcgtaaaaaatgaaaaaaagaCGGAATACATAAAAAAACGAACTAATGTCACTTGAGACTTTAggtgttaaaaaataaacaaaaaataaatttagtGTTTTTCTTCTTTGTCCGACAGTAGATAAAATGACAAACAAAATGAGGTGTGTTTCATGAAGATCCACTTACCAGGACACGCATAGTGATGAAAATAAAATCAGAATTGGTTTGGCAAAAAGCATGCGttgcatacaaatttataCTGACAGACTACTTTAATATAAACATTAAAATGTCGCTATGCGTATCCTGGTAGGTTATTGGCCGACCTTTATGAAACTCACCTCATTTTCTTGGTCTTTTATCTACAGTTGTACAAAGACGAAAACAAAATctatatttttaacaaatctatattttgtattattttttaacaccTAAAGTCTCATGTGACTTTAGTttggtttttatattttctgtCTTTTCTTCAATATTTAACGGCGGTAACGACTGGATTTTTCCTAATAAGACTATATTTATCAACACCACTATTTTCAAAGACATTTTGAAGGATCATAAGCCCAAAATATGTGTTagtctacctttaaagctttaaaactgaTTTGAACTTGGATGGTGACTTTGAACTACCCAGAGACTTGGCTTGAAACTTTGTGGCAAGTCACATTTGCCCAGACTTttcataaatataaacattttcaagAATCTAaacgtttttaaaaaaaaattttcgacGCCACGTTTCTTAGTTTAAATCCAATGTATGCTATTTAGGTACACAGGTAATTTTACAAATATGGGCCTAAAAATTGGATTATCTTCAGAACCACCGACTgctataacatttttttttaataaggaCAAATGTTAATCGAACATAGTTGGAAACAAGTTTTTCCATAAAATAATATGTTGACTGTGCAATACTCACAAATAGGGAAAGCGTACTTGTTTTGCTATTTATGATGACCGTATAAAACAGTTTTCACATAATGTACCTAATTTAAGACATTGGTTTACATACAGCTTATTAGAGAAGTAATCTAGCTTACATGAATCGAtaaaaagtcaaaaacaaacaaaaaacattaaGAAATATTACACATATTACACACAAAAACCTTATTGTTAGTGTCAAGGTATGTGTTCTACTTATAAATAAGGATTTTGTAAATCATAAGAAAAAACCCTATAGATAATTGAACGTAAAACTGATCTTATATACGTATTAATCAAATCCCCAAGCAGTTGGCTTGGCTAAACCTATTCCAGCTCTTTCCGGGCCAAATTGGCAGGTCTTTTACTTGATCTAGATTCAGGAAGCATCCCAGGCGAGATCTAAATAATTGAGGAAACAACAGTCAGATAAGACTAAATTCAATTAGATAAAATATCAACTAACCTATGCATAACCAAAGTAAAGGCTGTCTTTGGGCCGATACCGGGAATTTTCTGCAGCTCCTTCACGCTGCCCCTGTTGAGCAGGTCAAGGAATAAACTTTTATTATGGGCCATCCATTCATCGGCTGGAGAAGTGTTGTTTCTCGAACGACTTCTTTTTGGGGGAGCTTCAACCCGTGTAATGAGATCCTTGAGCTGGCTAAATTTCTCCTTTTTTACCGAGACGGAAGAGGAATGTTCTTGGCTTGCTGACTGTTGCGCGTTGCGCAAATTAATAACTTTGGGAATGACCCCGTAGCTCTGCGGTCTTTGGTTGGCTAGACGCATGGAGCGTCGGAGAATAGACGGTTGCTTGGGAACAGTAATCAAAGTCTCCTCCATTGGCTGGATCCCGCTGAGTTCCTTTAGTATGCTGGATGACCGCAGACTTATGGGACTGACATTTGTCCTGAAGAGCTGGGTGCGAACTGTGGCAGAGATCGACGGCATCTCAGCTGGCTCCTCCTGCTCATCAACCTCGGCAATGCTCACTGCGGTGGAGTGCAGGCTGCTGGGCTGTCCATTTCCCACACCAGGTGGGGGCATCAGTTGCCTGTCCTTTTCGATTTCGGCCCCGCAGAGGATCGTTTCCGGCAGCACGCCCTTTGCTTCGGAACTCGTCAGGATGAGCCGAACGAATGCATCGTGCTGGAGGACCTATCTTGTTCTGGGTTCCATCTCCACAATCGCTTCCTGGACCTACCCATCGAGCATGTGCGTCAGGTTATCTGCACCTATGCCAAATTACATGCGATTTCTCTGGCCGGGAAGCGTCAGTTTCCTGAGAGAATGCATAAACTCCAGCAGCTGGTGGACATCTTTGAGCAGCGACGTGAGGATCATGCGTTGGGTGTCTACTTTGAGAATCTCAAAGGAAGTGCCCTTTCTTCACTAGTCTCACCGGGGGATGATCCCTACAGGATTCGCCTGGAGGCGTACTTTGCCAGAGGGTCGTACTTTGAGTTGCTGCTCCCTTTGATCAGCGGATCCAATTGCGAACCCTTCGCTGTTATCTGCCATGGCGATTGCTGGAACAATAACATCCTTTACAAAAGAGCAGAGGGGGGAGATCTTGAGGATGTTCGCCTGATCGATTGGCAACTGATGCGATATGCCTCCCCGGTCAACGATCTAGCCTATTTCCTCTTCACATGCACCTCGCGAGACTTTCGCCAACGGTACCTCAAAAATATGGTGGAGGACTACTACGAGGAGTTGGGGCTGCACCTAAACAGGTAAGAGAAACCAAATCTGAGAGATTTGATGGTAGTGTTTCGAacttttacacttttgcaACAGATTAGGCGAGCAGTTGGAGCAACTTCTTCCCCGTCCTGCCTTCGATGACCAAGTGGCCACCAAAGCTCCTGTGGGCTTGCTCCTCGCCATGATGGTTCTGCCCATCGTGACAATGCAGGGCCAGGATGTGCCCGACCTCCAAGCGATCAGCGAGCGAATCGAGGCCGGAGCCACCACGGATCTGCAGGGCGCCGGATTCCTGGGCGTGGGCAACGAGGCGACTTTTAAACAGCGTATGCGAGAGGTGATCCTCGACTGCGTGGACTTTAACTATATCTAGGAAGCAATGGGTATGGAAGCTCACCTTTTGGCGAGCCACTTGCATCGGATTCAGGCGGAGCTTCTTGGCGCTGGTGCCAAAGCGCAAAGTGGCCAACGTCTCGCTAAGATCGCATCGATGGGGACTGATGCAGGCCAGGAAAGTTAGATACGATTGCGCGGTGAGCGAATCTGGAAAGGATAAGGAGATTAAGTACATAATTCTTATATTGGAATTATAATCAGGATAATTATACTATCAATAAAGGTTTTAACAAAACAGATGCTTTAAATCAGCGGTCGGCACGGAATACAATGACCTTTtgtcatttatttatgtgaaaattgctagaatacaaattgtAACTACAATGTATTGGTTTCGTAAATTATTGTtctgtgggcgccacagttttGCGGTGGTATAAAAACGACCAAATTAAGAAATATGAATATGCAGAAGCGTAACACTCTATGAACGTTTCCACTCACCTTGTAGAACTGTGGTGAGGACACTGTCGCGGTAGGGAATCACAGTGCGGCCAGCCGCCATGGACATCACCACCTTGTTGATGCTGAGCAGTCCCAGGTTGATGTTGACTCCCTCCTGCTTGGCCACGCCCTCGTGCCCGGTGCGCCTTACACCCTCCGATCCGGCCAGATCAACTATATTTAGTCTCGCATGGCTGGTTTTACTTTTCACATGTATGGTTACTATGGCGAGTGATCTGGAACTGCTGGAATTCATCTTGGTAGAGCGATTCCCCGTGCCCTGTTGCAGCAGGTCCTGCAGATCCTCTTGGCTGCTCAAGGGAAGGCAGGTGCATCTGTGGCAACGCGCAGTCACCATAGGCGTATGTGGTGAGGAGCCCAGGAGATCATAGGCTTTTTCGTTGTAAATTTCGATAAAGGAAGCGAACACCTGGATGGGCTTTTTTTCGTTCTCCTGCTTGGCATTCACACGCTCTAAGATGTCGGCCAGACAGCCAGATTGGAGggaatatacatatgtattgaAAGTTGGATTCCATTATGATCATTAGGCCAAAATATATGCCATTTGAAAGAAAAACcctattttaatataaatattttgacacTAAAAGCATAGTTCTATGTTTTGAGCATATGGTATAATGAAGTGGTTGAGTTATTCTACTTAGACACGGGATATTCTAGCTTTAAAATCGTTTTGAAACTAAAAGTTTAAAGTGATCATTCAACTAATGATGGATAGCTATTGGGATACACTAACTATAATAATctccccaaaaaaaattgatcTGTTGGGAAAATCAAGGGCTGCTATGAGCAAGGAACTGGAACCCACCTTGTCCGGAGGCGCCATTCCCATGGAGTAGCTTTTCCCCGTTCCCGTCTGCCCGTAGGCCAGTGCCGTGCACTGGAATCCCTGGAGCGCCTTCTCCACCAGCGGCAGGATCAGAGCCAGGTACATCTCATCCTGGCCGACGGTCGACGGGAAGGCGTGGTCGAAGTGGAATTCATTCTGCTCCACCACTAGCGACTGAAAATTGCAGATACATGGTCAGTTACAGTTAGTTGCTTGGGTCCCAAAATTTATAATTGTACCTTTCCATCGCCCCATGGCGGAAATTCAACGACGCTCGGCTCCCGACGCCCCAAAAACTGGCGGTAAGGCGCCTCGCGGACGGCAATGCGCACTGCGCTCAGTTTGTCCATAAGAccttattttgtttttattccaAATTTTTCTTGCTTGGCTTGGCTGTGGTTTGACGTgccgttgttgtttttgtttgaaaacTCCGATTTTGGGCAATTTTGATTTTCGCTTTTCGATATCAGGAGACGCTATTTGATATCGAACCTATCGACAGTGTGACGGTACGGTCCCACCAAAATGTTGGCAGCGATAGCCGAGACACCCTCCTAACATTTGCGTGTGATCGTATACGAAATACCGTCGGCATATCTGGTATTTTTCCTGATATATACCGAAATATACCGACAGTACAGTCCCACCAAAATGTTGGCAGCGAAAGCCGAGTCACCCTCCTAACATTCCATTAGCTTTTTGGCGCACTTTTTAAATCACATGTTTTCACATGTCATGCTAAGCCTAGTAAGCTCAACTGGCTGCTTAAGCCAACGAGCAAGCTCAGCCTTGGCAACAAAGTTTTGCTGTTCAAATCAATTGTGGTGTTCTTAAAGACGTATTGCGTCCAATTATGGGGCATGGCGTCAGAATCGATCGTCATAAAAGTCCAAAACCGGGCGCTGCTTATGATTGCAGATGCGCCTTGGTACATCAGGAAGGACGCCCTAGCTAATGACCTCCACATTCCCTGTATTAGAATAAAGACTAACCGGCATTGGAGTCGGTACAACAAACGCCTCACTGCTCACAGCAACACACATAGCGGCTTCCTTGGCCAACCCAACAATTAAAAGAAGACTGAAGCGAAGGCAattgctaaaaaaaaatagttaatCATCCCTCATATCTATTCCTGTTATCTGTTTTTCACAATATCGAAAtgtccgtcaaattagcgtcggtGACTTAGCGGCGCTGGCGGAACGGTGGAATCTGGAACATGGggccaatttttattttttgttgttctcGGCTTTTTGGGGCCGAatcgaaaaatattaaatgcaaagttgtttagaataaaaatatctaTCGATCTAGATAGTTTGCAAACATATCCGACTTctagaaatttattaaaaat harbors:
- the LOC139353346 gene encoding uncharacterized protein, with the translated sequence MHKLQQLVDIFEQRREDHALGVYFENLKGSALSSLVSPGDDPYRIRLEAYFARGSYFELLLPLISGSNCEPFAVICHGDCWNNNILYKRAEGGDLEDVRLIDWQLMRYASPVNDLAYFLFTCTSRDFRQRYLKNMVEDYYEELGLHLNR